From the genome of Deinococcus sp. AJ005, one region includes:
- a CDS encoding proton-conducting transporter membrane subunit: MNSELTGVVTSALPLAPILTPLGLGLLLLIPMRRRWRVSLALASSLLTLIFALLLMNATLGGVLVSELGGWKAPFGIVMSADRLGSFMSVLAALCGVFTVWLMAAQPDPVREKHHSFALTSFLFTGVQLSFLTGDLFNLFVAFEVMLVASYALTVLGSTREQLREGFRYIVMNLSASALLVVACGLAYGTLGTLNFAHLAQRSAALGPNTTVTAVGVLLLIVFAAKGALFPLGFWLPGTYPAVPPATGAFFGAVLTKVGLYALIRVFTTVFNQDPELPNTLLLVLGAVTMLYGALGAVSQREWRRILSFTVVGSVGYLAFGLGLDSPDALRASLAYLAVSVVVTLAMFLIAAVAERASGTRLVRARGFIEFLPLLAACFLFCALTVAGLPPSAGFVVKFDLIRAGLEGGTVLAYVATASALISSLLTLYALLRVWSGFFWGRHLREEPVRRVRWPERLPAYLASALVVALAVFAGPLLGYARGTADELGSNGSYILGVLGDQPLELPARPKGDDVQEPEGTP, translated from the coding sequence ATGAATTCTGAACTCACCGGGGTTGTCACCTCCGCCCTGCCCCTCGCGCCGATTCTGACCCCGCTGGGGCTGGGGCTGTTGTTGCTGATTCCCATGCGGCGCAGGTGGCGGGTGTCGCTGGCCCTGGCCTCGTCCCTGCTCACGCTGATCTTCGCGCTACTGCTGATGAACGCAACATTGGGCGGGGTGCTGGTCAGCGAACTGGGCGGCTGGAAAGCGCCGTTCGGCATCGTGATGTCCGCAGACCGTCTGGGGTCCTTCATGAGCGTGCTGGCCGCGTTGTGCGGCGTCTTCACCGTCTGGCTGATGGCCGCGCAGCCGGACCCGGTGCGAGAAAAGCACCATTCGTTTGCCCTGACCTCTTTCCTGTTCACGGGCGTGCAACTGTCCTTTTTAACCGGCGATCTGTTCAACCTGTTCGTGGCTTTTGAGGTCATGCTGGTGGCCAGCTACGCCCTGACCGTGCTGGGGTCCACCCGCGAGCAACTGCGCGAGGGTTTCCGCTACATCGTCATGAACCTGTCGGCCTCGGCGCTGCTGGTGGTCGCGTGCGGGCTGGCCTACGGCACGCTGGGCACGCTGAATTTCGCGCATCTGGCACAGCGCAGCGCTGCGCTGGGGCCGAACACCACCGTCACCGCCGTGGGCGTGCTGCTGCTGATCGTGTTCGCGGCCAAGGGCGCGCTGTTTCCGCTGGGCTTCTGGCTGCCCGGCACGTATCCGGCAGTGCCTCCTGCCACGGGCGCATTCTTTGGGGCGGTGCTGACCAAGGTGGGGCTGTACGCCTTGATCCGCGTCTTCACCACCGTATTCAATCAGGACCCAGAGTTGCCCAACACGCTGCTGCTGGTGCTGGGGGCCGTGACCATGCTGTACGGCGCGCTGGGCGCGGTCAGCCAGCGCGAGTGGCGGCGCATCCTGTCATTCACGGTGGTGGGTTCGGTGGGCTATCTGGCCTTCGGGCTGGGCCTGGACTCACCGGACGCCCTGCGGGCCAGTCTGGCGTATCTGGCGGTCAGCGTCGTGGTGACCCTGGCGATGTTCCTGATCGCCGCCGTCGCGGAACGCGCCAGTGGAACCCGACTGGTGCGGGCGCGCGGCTTCATTGAATTCCTGCCGCTGCTGGCCGCCTGTTTCCTGTTCTGCGCCCTGACAGTGGCGGGTCTGCCGCCCAGCGCGGGCTTCGTGGTGAAGTTTGATCTGATCCGCGCCGGGCTGGAGGGCGGCACTGTGCTGGCTTATGTCGCCACGGCCAGCGCCCTGATCAGCAGTCTGCTCACGTTGTACGCGCTGCTGCGGGTCTGGAGCGGCTTTTTCTGGGGCCGCCACCTGCGCGAGGAACCAGTGCGCCGGGTGCGCTGGCCCGAACGTTTGCCCGCCTATCTGGCCTCAGCGCTGGTGGTGGCGCTGGCGGTCTTTGCCGGACCTCTGCTGGGCTATGCGCGTGGCACTGCCGACGAGCTGGGCAGCAACGGCTCCTACATCCTGGGCGTGCTGGGCGATCAGCCGCTGGAGCTGCCTGCCCGCCCGAAAGGCGACGACGTGCAGGAACCGGAGGGAACACCATGA
- a CDS encoding Na+/H+ antiporter subunit E, whose protein sequence is MRGVSLNILLAIVWTLFVGEFSLRELAIGMLLGFAILSIFPLSLGTGNYVGRALALVRFVFFFVRELTVANIQVALWALRPHPPLHPMIIAYPLRLRGDNGQTVLAATITLMPGSVAMGFNPERSVLYAHVIGAENPRAARASLKKVEDALLPLYGQGAAADPAVLEENA, encoded by the coding sequence ATGAGGGGCGTCTCTCTCAATATCCTGCTGGCCATCGTCTGGACACTGTTCGTGGGCGAGTTTAGCCTGCGCGAACTGGCGATCGGGATGCTGCTGGGTTTTGCCATCCTGAGCATCTTTCCGTTGTCGCTGGGGACGGGCAATTACGTGGGGCGGGCGCTGGCTCTGGTGCGCTTCGTATTTTTCTTCGTCCGCGAGCTGACGGTGGCCAACATTCAGGTGGCGCTGTGGGCCTTGCGTCCGCACCCGCCGCTGCACCCCATGATCATCGCCTACCCGCTGCGTCTGCGTGGCGACAACGGGCAAACCGTCTTGGCGGCCACGATTACCCTGATGCCCGGCTCGGTGGCGATGGGCTTTAATCCCGAGCGCAGCGTGCTGTACGCGCATGTCATCGGTGCGGAAAATCCACGGGCGGCCCGTGCCAGCCTCAAAAAAGTGGAGGACGCCCTGCTGCCGCTGTACGGTCAGGGTGCTGCCGCCGATCCCGCTGTCCTGGAGGAAAACGCATGA
- a CDS encoding Na+/H+ antiporter subunit C, with protein METLFAVLIGLLVAAGVFLMLSRTIIRVVLGLAFIAYGVNLAILTVSGLRQESPPLLTLEGPYVDPLPQALVLTAIVIGFGTTALLLTVALRAYQVAGHDDVAAFGDNLARNPDAPDGQHADPEHLSPDTPETDHTDETEIQMAELERLRRITR; from the coding sequence ATGGAAACCCTCTTCGCCGTCCTGATCGGCCTGCTTGTGGCGGCGGGCGTCTTCCTGATGCTGTCGCGCACCATTATCCGGGTGGTGCTGGGGCTGGCCTTTATTGCCTATGGGGTCAATCTGGCGATCCTGACCGTGTCGGGGCTGCGGCAGGAATCGCCGCCGCTGCTGACATTGGAAGGGCCGTATGTGGACCCGCTGCCGCAGGCGCTGGTGCTGACCGCCATCGTGATCGGATTCGGCACCACGGCGCTGCTGCTGACCGTGGCGCTGCGGGCCTATCAGGTGGCCGGTCACGACGACGTGGCGGCTTTCGGCGACAATCTGGCCCGCAATCCCGACGCCCCGGACGGCCAGCACGCCGATCCCGAACACCTCAGCCCCGATACGCCAGAAACGGACCACACCGATGAAACAGAGATACAGATGGCCGAGCTTGAGCGCCTGCGAAGGATCACGAGATGA
- a CDS encoding monovalent cation/H+ antiporter complex subunit F, with the protein MIINLALGIVTLSVLLVTVRVLRGPSWGDRIMAFDFLSVNLVVLIALIAVKTKLIVMLDAALVLSLLGFLSTVALTRYLLLGRVMK; encoded by the coding sequence ATGATCATCAATCTGGCCCTAGGCATCGTCACGCTGTCGGTCCTGCTGGTCACGGTGCGAGTGCTACGCGGCCCCAGTTGGGGGGACCGGATCATGGCCTTTGACTTCCTGAGCGTCAATCTGGTGGTGCTGATCGCGTTGATCGCCGTCAAAACAAAACTGATCGTGATGCTGGACGCCGCGCTGGTCCTGAGCCTGCTGGGCTTCCTCAGCACCGTGGCCCTGACGCGCTACCTGTTGCTGGGGCGGGTGATGAAGT